Genomic window (Bosea vaviloviae):
GGGGCGCGACTGGGCCAAGGTCGGGCTGGTCGGGTCGGCCGGAACCGGGCCTTTCCGGATCGGCAGCGTCGCTCCGCGTGAGCGGGTCGAGCTGATCCGCAATGACGGCTACTGGGATACGGCCAAGAAGGCCAAGCTCGAGAGGGTCGTGCTGCAGCCGATCCCGGAGGCGAATGCGCGGCTCGCCGCCTTGCGCACCGGCCAGGTCGACTGGATCGAGGTTCCGCCCGCCGACGGCATCCCCTCGCTGAAGCAGGCCGGCTTCTCGATCGTCACTGGCTCCTACCCGCATGTCTGGCCGTGGTTCTACAGCATCGGCGCGACCAACAGCCCCTTCAAGGACGTCAAGGTCCGCCAGGCGCTGAACTACTGCATCGACCGCGCCGGCATCGTCGAATTGCTCAACGGCACGGCCGAGCCGGCGGTCGGCTGGCTCAAGGCGAGCGATCCCGATTTCGGCAAGCCGGTGAACCGCTACGGCTTCGACCCCGCTAAGGGCAAGGCCCTGCTGGCGCAGGCCGGCTACAGCGCGCAGAAGCCGCTCTCCTTCAAGGTGATGATCTCGACCTCGGGCTCCGGCCAGATGTCGCCGCTGCCGATGAACGAGTTCCTGCAGGCCAATCTCAAGGAGGCCTGCGGCGTCAATGTCGAGTTCGTCGTCTCGGAATGGCAGGTGCTGCTGAACAATATGCGCGCCTTGCCGGACGCGCCCGCGCTGAACGGTTCGCTGAGCCTGAACATCAGCTCGCCCTCATCGGATGTCGCGGTGATGGCGCGCTATTTCGCGGCCGCCGGCGCGCCGCCCAACGGCTTCAACTTCGCGCAGTGGAAGGACGACGTCTTCGAGGCGGCCTTCGCGAAGCTGGCCGCCACGAACGATCCGAAGGTGGTCGCGGAGCAGACCGCCATCGCCCATGAGCGGCTCGTCGATAATCCGCCCTGGCTTTATATCGTCCATGATCTCAACCCGCGCGCGATGTCGGGCAAGGTCAAGGGCTTCGTCTCGCCGCAATCCTGGTTCGTCGACCTGACCCTCGTGAGCATGCAGTGATCCCATGAACGACGTCTCGCGCCACCTCACCGACCTCGCCTTCCTGCCGGCCCATGTGCTGGCCCGCGAGATCGCCGCCAAAAGATTGTCGCCCGTCGATGTCGTCGATGCGTTCCTGAAGCGCATCGACAGATTCGAGCCGAAACTTCAGTCCTTCGTCGCCGTCTACGGCATGGACGCCAGGCTTGCGGCCGAGGGCGCCGACAAGGCGATCCGCTCCGGCCATGCCGTCGGCCCGCTCCATGGCGTGCCGGTGGCGCTGAAGGATCTGATCGAGCTGGAGGGCCGCATCACCACCGGCGGCTCGGCGAATTGGCGCACGCGCCGCTCGACCGTGACCGCGACGATCGCCAGGCGTATGATCGCGCAGGGCATGATCGTGCTCGGCAAGACCCATACCGTCGAGTTCGCCTTCGGCGGCTGGGGCACGAACCAGCATATGGGCACGCCCTGGAACCCCTGGGACCCCGAGCATGCGCGCACGCCCGGCGGCTCCAGCAACGGCTCGGGCGTGGCGGTGGCGGCGCGCCTCGCGCCCTGGGCGATCGGCACCGACACCGGCGGCTCGGTCCGCCTGCCAGCCGCCTTCTGCGGCTTGACCGGTCTCAAGC
Coding sequences:
- a CDS encoding ABC transporter substrate-binding protein: MPESRFRWSSIAAFTRWKPALRGALAGIGCALLVAQAATAQTLRIAMTASDIPTTTGMPNNGFEGMRFLGYPVFESLVLWDLTTTDRLAPLRPGLAERWEQSPDDPKTWIFHLRRGVTFHDGTAFDADAVIWNLERYFNKDVPQFEPPAAGIVRARAPITTGYRKLDAMTVAITTASPASYYPYMAALILLSSPASFEKAGRDWAKVGLVGSAGTGPFRIGSVAPRERVELIRNDGYWDTAKKAKLERVVLQPIPEANARLAALRTGQVDWIEVPPADGIPSLKQAGFSIVTGSYPHVWPWFYSIGATNSPFKDVKVRQALNYCIDRAGIVELLNGTAEPAVGWLKASDPDFGKPVNRYGFDPAKGKALLAQAGYSAQKPLSFKVMISTSGSGQMSPLPMNEFLQANLKEACGVNVEFVVSEWQVLLNNMRALPDAPALNGSLSLNISSPSSDVAVMARYFAAAGAPPNGFNFAQWKDDVFEAAFAKLAATNDPKVVAEQTAIAHERLVDNPPWLYIVHDLNPRAMSGKVKGFVSPQSWFVDLTLVSMQ